The Pseudomonadota bacterium genomic sequence ACGGCCATCTTGTGACGCAGCAGGGACTTGGGCGTCATCAGCATCAGGGGCTTGCGGAAATCGCGGCAGACCTGGCGACGCAGGATGTGGAAATAGCTGGCCGGCGTGGTGCAGTTGGCCACGTGCATGTTGAATTCAGCACACAGCTGCAGGAAGCGTTCAGGCCGGGCCGAGGAATGCTCGGGCCCCTGCCCCTCGTACCCATGGGGCAGCAGCATGACCAGGCCCGACATGCGCAGCCATTTAGTCTCGCTGGCGCTGATGTACTGGTCGATAATGACCTGGGCGCCGTTGACGAAGTCCCCGAACTGGCCTTCCCACAGAACCAGGGCATGCGGCTCGGCCAGGCTGAAGCCATAGTCAAAGCCCAGCACCGCCGCCTCGGACAGCGGACTGTCCAGCACTTCCAGGTGCGCTTTCTGGTTTTTCGCGATGCGGTTTACCGGCCGGTCCTCAGCCTCCGTTGTCTGGTCGCGCAGGACCGCATGGCGGTGGGAGAAGGTCCCGCGGCCACAGTCCTGGCCGGACAGGCGCACAGGGATATCCTCCAGCAGCAGGCTGCCGAAGGCGAGCGCCTCGCCAGTGGCCCAGTCCAGACCTTCGCCGCTGGTGAACATTTCCTCGCGCAGTTTCAACTGGCGTTCGATCTTGGGGTTCAGGTCGAACCCGTCGGGAACGCCCGAGATGGCCTTGCCGATCTTTTTCAGCACGTCCATGGACACGCCGGTTTTTACAGGCATATCAGGCAGCACTTCCACGTGCTTCAGGCCCTTCCAGCGACCCTCCAGCCAGTCGGCGTTCTTCGGCCTGTAGTCCTGCGCCGCCTGGAATTCCGCCTCCAGCATGGCGTGGTAATCCGCCACGATCTTCTGGTCTTCCTCCGGCGTCACAACACCTTCGGTCACCAGTGTGCGGGCATAAAGGTCGCGTGTCGTCGCCCGGTCGCGGATCAGCGCGTACATCTTTGGCTGGGTGAAAGCCGGCTCGTCCGTCTCGTTGTGGCCATGGCGGCGATAACCGATCACGTCCACCACCACGTCGCGGTAAAAAGTCTGGCGGAACTCGGCCGCCAGACGCGAGACGATGACCACTGCCTCCGGGTTGTCGCCATTCACATGGAAGACCGGCACGTTGATCATGCGGGAGATATCCGTGGACCAAGCGCCCGAGCGGAAACACCAGGGATTGGTGGTAAAGCCGATCTGGTTGTTGATGATAAAGTGCAGGGTGCCGCCGATGCGATAGCCCTTCAGGTCGGCCATCATCAGGGTTTCCGCCACCATGCCCTGGCCGGCAAAGGCAGCATCACCGTGAATCAGCAGCGCCGCCACCTCGGCCCGGGCGCTGTCGCTGACATGGGAATCCCAGCCGGTGCGCTGCTGCTGTTTCGCGCGCACCTTGCCCGCTACCACCGGATTGACCGATTCGAGGTGGGAGGGGTTGAAGGCCAGGGACACATGCACATCATGGCCTGCAATCTTCCGGTCGGCCGAGGCGCCCATGTGGTACTTTACGTCGCCAGCGCCGGGAATTCCCTCGGGCACATTGGGCGTGCCCAGGAATTCCGAGAACAGGGCCCGGAAAGGCTTTTTCACGATATTGGTGAGAACATTCAGGCGGCCACGATGGGCCATGCCGATGGCCACTTCCCGCAAGCCCATGCGGGCAGCGGTTTCGATGGCTTCCTCGATCCCCGCGATGGCGGATTCGCAGCCCTCAACGCCAAAGCGCTTGGCACCGGGGAATTTGGTCTGCAGGAATTTCTCCAGACCCTCGGCCATGGACAGGTTCTGCAGCGTGATGCATTTGTCCTCCTGGGACAGCGTGAACCGGCCCCGCAGGCGCTCGATCCGGTCCTGGACCCAGGCCCGCTGATCCGCGTCGGGAATGTGCATGTACTCGACCCCCACAGGGCCGCTGTACGTGCGGCGCAGCAGATCCAGCATCTCGCGCAGGGTGGTGCTTTCCAGACCAAAAATATTGTTGACCGCGATGGCGTGGTCCATGTCGCGGTCCGTAAAGCCCCAGGTCTTCGGGTCCAGTTCCGGATGGCGGTACACGGGTTGCAGACCCAGAGGGTCCAGCTCGGCCTGCAGATGGCCCAGCGACCGCCAGGCCTGGACCAGCTGCATCATGCGGATGCTGTCCAGTGCGGCGCGGCGCAGCTGGTCAGCGCTGATGCCGGGACGGGAAGCGCCGGCAGGAGTGGCGGCGACTTCAGGGGCAGAGCCGATGATCCGCCCGGTCCTGGGCGACCAGGTGGGCCCCAGCGTGTCTTTCAGGACCAGGGCCTGGCTGTCGTCCAGCCCGTCAAAGAACGCAGCCCATCCGGGATCCACCGACCCGTGGTCCTTCAGATACAGGGCGTACAGCTCGGCGATATAGCCGGCGTTGGGGCCGGAAAGAACGGATGTTTTTTCTCTGACTGCAGCCATGGTTGTCTTTGCGCCGGGCATCCCGGCCCTCCGGAAAGAGATGGAAAGACTCAGGATAACACTTCCCGGTCCCCTTGAGGAAGGGGCAGTAATGACGTGCCCTGGCGGATACCATAGGGATTTTTTGCTTTTCTTTCACGCAGGCCTGTTAGCCTGTATGGTCTTTGATGGCCCGCATGGACATGACTGCACTTGAGAAAACTCCTGATGCTCATCCCGCCAGCGTAAGGACGCTGCTGAAAGACCGCTTTTTTCTCAAACAGCGCCTGGACGGGGTGAAGTGCGTCTATGCCGTGGGAGACGTCCACGGGCAGATTGACCTTTTGGATGCCACTCTGGAGATGATCAGAAAGGATATCGCCACCCTGGCCGCGGACATGCCGAAAACCCTGATTTTTCTGGGGGATCTGATCGACCGGGGCAATTCCCGGGCTGTCCTGCAGAGACTGAGCGGACCATGGGGAATTCCGGGAATCGGGAAAAGAATTATCGCCGGAAACCACGAAGGCCTTTTCGCCCGGTTCCTTGCGGGCCCTGGTCCCGACTTCAGCCAGGCCCCCTTTGGACGGACCATTGCTGAGGAAGAATACCAGGCGGACAGGCTGGCATACCCGGAAAAACTGGATCGTGATATGTTGTTGTGGATAAGCACCGATGGCGGTGCCGATACTCTCAGGAATTACGGTTGCAGTACGTGGGATCCGCGCCTGCTCCCGCAAGAGGTTGCCAGACTGCGAAAAATCGTTCTCGGGAATATTCCCCGGGAACACATCGGCCTGCTGAAACGCATGGAAAAAATGGCCGCTCCAGGAGATTTTGTATTCGTACACGCAGGCATAGACCCGGCCAGACCCCTGGACCAGCAGACATGGCAGGACTGCGGCTGGATCAGGAAAGGCTTCCTCAACCACAAGGGAGGCTTTGAGGGTCGCATCGTGGTCCACGGACATACGCCCTGTAAAGACCCGGATATCGAAAATGACCGGCTGTGTCTCGACACAGGTGCATTTCTGGCCGGAACGCTCACCTGGGCCCGCTTTCTGGACACGAAAGAATATGGTACAGAAGTCACTGTCTCGCAGGTTCGCAGAACCGCAGAGACTCCCGGCCCCTGAACAGATCCATGCATTGATTACTGACGCCCGGCTGTCCGTTCTCCGGCACCGGCAATTTCCCGGTACCGCTCCAGCTGTTCCGGGGTCAGCAGGGTTTTCATCTCCATGGAAGCATACAGATGGGCGGCCCGCAGGCGGCCATACAGATAGCCAATCTCAAACGTCAGGCGCGTCAGCTCGTCCGGTATGATGGTCCCGTCGGCGAAGGCCGCATCCAGTTCCTGTTCCTTTGCGATGATCTCAGCGCCGGTCTTGCGGCTGCTGGCCTGCAGCCTCTTGCGGGCGATGAGGACATCCCGGGCCTGTTCGTCCGTCAGATCCAGGTCGGCCGCCCAGCCTGTAACCCGGGCGGGAGAGGGCCAGCCATGAGCCTCTGCCGTCCGCGCCAGACCGGGCACTTCCCCGGATTTCAGCTCCCGCACCTGCTTTTCCGTCAGGGCGGCGGGCAGTTTTGGCTTTGCTTCCTCTCCGGGAACCGTGCCGGTCTGGGCCAGCGTTGTCCCGGACAGTGCCAGAGTCGCCAGAAATACAAGGCGCGCGATCATCGCCTGTCACCTGGCTGAATGGCGATAGGCGTGGCAAAGGTGGTGTCTACCTCCCACGGAAAGAAAATCCATGTGTCCTGGCTGACCTCGGTCACCCATGAATCGGCCTGCCGGCTGCCCTCGGGTTTGGCATAGAGGGCGGCATAGTGGGCCTTTGGCATTGTTTTTCGCAGCTGCTCGAAGGTCTTTCCGCTGTCCACCAGGTCGTCCACAACAATCCAGCCTTCCCCCTGCCCTTCCGTGGCAAAGCTTCCCACCGGCTTTTCCATCCGGGGATCATGCTGGACCTGTTTCACATCATCGTATCCGTAAATGCAGACGGTCTCGACCACCGGCAGGTTCAGCTCCCGGGCCACGATTCCTGCAGGGAAAAGACCGCCCCTCGCCACAGCGATCACGCCTTTCCATGGCCCCTTTTCCAGAAGCCGCCACGCCAGGGCCCGGGCATCCCGGTGCATCTCCTGCCACGAAACGGGAAAGTGTCTTGGACGATTCTGGAAACCGGTCATGGAAACCTCCCTGGAACAGACCGGTTTATAGACCGGATGTCCGGTCCATGTCACCCTGTACCTGCACTGCAGCACATACGATAAAGATCCGCATAGGCCTGCATGGTTTTTTCCCGGGTGAACTCCGCCTGGTAGCGGATCCATCCCCGGTTTACCAGCCGTTTCCGCAGGTCCGGGACATCCAGGTCTGGACAACACCCGGTTTGATCTTCGTGATGATCTTCCGCAGGCGCCAGAAGGTCCACACATCCCGGAAAATCCGGGGCGGCAGGACACGCACAGGAAGACCGGCAGCAGCCTTTCCTTCTCCCCCCGGGGGGAGAGGAACAGGTTTCCGGAAAAAGTGTATTCATATCTGCTGCCAGCCGCTGTCCGTCTGCTGCCAGTAAGAG encodes the following:
- the gpt gene encoding xanthine phosphoribosyltransferase, whose translation is MTGFQNRPRHFPVSWQEMHRDARALAWRLLEKGPWKGVIAVARGGLFPAGIVARELNLPVVETVCIYGYDDVKQVQHDPRMEKPVGSFATEGQGEGWIVVDDLVDSGKTFEQLRKTMPKAHYAALYAKPEGSRQADSWVTEVSQDTWIFFPWEVDTTFATPIAIQPGDRR
- a CDS encoding metallophosphoesterase, whose amino-acid sequence is MTALEKTPDAHPASVRTLLKDRFFLKQRLDGVKCVYAVGDVHGQIDLLDATLEMIRKDIATLAADMPKTLIFLGDLIDRGNSRAVLQRLSGPWGIPGIGKRIIAGNHEGLFARFLAGPGPDFSQAPFGRTIAEEEYQADRLAYPEKLDRDMLLWISTDGGADTLRNYGCSTWDPRLLPQEVARLRKIVLGNIPREHIGLLKRMEKMAAPGDFVFVHAGIDPARPLDQQTWQDCGWIRKGFLNHKGGFEGRIVVHGHTPCKDPDIENDRLCLDTGAFLAGTLTWARFLDTKEYGTEVTVSQVRRTAETPGP
- a CDS encoding 2-oxoglutarate dehydrogenase E1 component, with protein sequence MPGAKTTMAAVREKTSVLSGPNAGYIAELYALYLKDHGSVDPGWAAFFDGLDDSQALVLKDTLGPTWSPRTGRIIGSAPEVAATPAGASRPGISADQLRRAALDSIRMMQLVQAWRSLGHLQAELDPLGLQPVYRHPELDPKTWGFTDRDMDHAIAVNNIFGLESTTLREMLDLLRRTYSGPVGVEYMHIPDADQRAWVQDRIERLRGRFTLSQEDKCITLQNLSMAEGLEKFLQTKFPGAKRFGVEGCESAIAGIEEAIETAARMGLREVAIGMAHRGRLNVLTNIVKKPFRALFSEFLGTPNVPEGIPGAGDVKYHMGASADRKIAGHDVHVSLAFNPSHLESVNPVVAGKVRAKQQQRTGWDSHVSDSARAEVAALLIHGDAAFAGQGMVAETLMMADLKGYRIGGTLHFIINNQIGFTTNPWCFRSGAWSTDISRMINVPVFHVNGDNPEAVVIVSRLAAEFRQTFYRDVVVDVIGYRRHGHNETDEPAFTQPKMYALIRDRATTRDLYARTLVTEGVVTPEEDQKIVADYHAMLEAEFQAAQDYRPKNADWLEGRWKGLKHVEVLPDMPVKTGVSMDVLKKIGKAISGVPDGFDLNPKIERQLKLREEMFTSGEGLDWATGEALAFGSLLLEDIPVRLSGQDCGRGTFSHRHAVLRDQTTEAEDRPVNRIAKNQKAHLEVLDSPLSEAAVLGFDYGFSLAEPHALVLWEGQFGDFVNGAQVIIDQYISASETKWLRMSGLVMLLPHGYEGQGPEHSSARPERFLQLCAEFNMHVANCTTPASYFHILRRQVCRDFRKPLMLMTPKSLLRHKMAVSPLKDFGPGTAFQPVIGETQTLAKAEKIRRVVLCTGKVYYDLLAARTEKKIDDVALVRMEELYPFPATALAFELAKYPQVEVVWCQEEPENMGYWTFVDRRIEAVLADLGGKARRPRYVGRIPAASPATGFAKRHEKEQAALVAAALE